The Streptomyces sp. NBC_01439 genome contains the following window.
TCGCTCAGGATCTCGCGGTAGTTGTCACCGCCGACGAAGGTGTCGCCGGAACGGTCGAAGAGACTGCGGTAGAGGGAGTAGCCGATCGGGTGCACGACGAGCGCACCGAGCAGCACGAGGGCCGGGAGGAGGAACGCCGCCGCGATCAGCCGGCGGCGCCGCGCCTCCGCGGAGACGGCGCCCTTGGACTCGGCGCCCTTGGACTCGACGCGCTCGGATGCGACGCCCTTGGCGGCAGGGGCCGGCACGGGATCAGTTCCCGTAGGCCTTGGCCGCGTCCGCCTCCAGTTTCGCCTGGGTGCCCGCCACGTCCGACGGGTTGGCCAGGAAGTCCTGGAGCGCCTTCCACTCGCCCGCGCCCGGGGTCCCGCCGAAGGCCGCCGGGGCCTGGTCCGACATGTCGAAGCGGAAGTCGTCGCCCGCGGCGATCAGCGCCTTGGCGATGTCCCGCTGGATGGCGTTCGGATAGGCGCCCGGGTCCACCGCCTTGTTCGGGGAGACGAAGCCGCCCTGCCGGGCGTGGATCTCCGCCGCGTCCGGCGAGGCCAGGAAGGTCAGCAGCGCCTGCGCCCCCTTCGACGGCTTCAAGGCGACCGCCACGTCGCCCCCCGAGACCACCGGAGCCTTCCCGCCGACCGCCGGGAAGGGGAAGACGAGGGCGTCCTCGCCCACCTTCGCCTGCGTCTGCGCGATGTTCACCGCCACGAAGTCGCCCTCGAAGACCATCGCGGCCGCCGGCCGGTCGCCGCCGGTGAAGGTCTGCGTCACCGACTTCGGGAACTCGGTGGACAGCGCCCCGCTCGGCCCGCCCGCCAGGAAGTCCTTGCGGCCGAACAGCTCGCCGAGCGTGGTCAACGCCTGCTTGACGCTGTCGTCCGTCCACTTGATCTGGTGCTTGGCCAACTGGTCGTACTTCTCCGGCCCGGCCTGGGAGAGGTAGATGTTCTCGAACCAGTCGGTGAGGGTCCAGCCGTCCGCACCCGCCACCGAGACGGCCGGGGTGCCGGAGGCGGACAGCGTGTCGGCCGCGGTGATCAGGTCCTTCCAGGTCTTCGGAGGTTTGACCCCCGCCGCCTCGAAGGCCTTCGCGTTGTACCAGATCAGCGACTTGTTCGCGGCCTTGTAGTACACGCCGTACTGGGTGTCCCCGACGGCGCCGAGCGTCCGCCAGCCCTTGGAGTAGTTCGCATCGAGCTGGGCGGCGGCCTCCGGGCCGAGCGGCTGCGCCCACTTGTTCTCCACGGCCGCCTTCAGCGCCCCGACCTGCGGGAGCAGCGCCACGTCCGGCGGCGCACCACCCGCGATCTTCGCGCCGAGGAAGGTGACGATCGGGTCCTGGGCCGGGACGAAGGTGACGGAGGCACCCGTCCGCTTCTCGAACTCCTTCAGGACCTTGGTGAAGTTCTCCTGCTCCGGGCCCGTCCAGACCGCGGCGACCTCCAGCTTCTCGCCGGGCAGCTTCGGTAACTGCACCCGGGGTGCGGCCGTGCTGCCCTCGGGCCCCTGCGGTTCCTCCGTCCCGCCGTCCCCGCACGCGCCGAGCGTGAGGGCGGCCGCCGCGGCGAGCGCCGTCCAGGTGAGTGTCGTACGGCTCGTTCCGTGCCTGCGCATGGTTCGCCCCCGATGCCCGTGATGTGTCCTGGACCACAAGGTCTACGCCGAGCAGTGCGCCCCCGCAATACCGCCTCGCGGGGGCGCGGCCGCCCGTCAGGGCGCGGGCGGGAACAGCACGGGTATCGCCGAGACCAGGTGCGAGGCCCGCTCCAGGGCGCTGGCCAGCAGTGCGAGGTCGGTGGGCCCGTTGCCCAGCTCACGCACCGGGCGGCGGGCCGGCGGATCGCCCATCCGCTCCCACTCCACCGGGACGACGGTCGGCCGCTGGGTCGCCGTCCGGGGGATCCGGCCGGTGACCCGTCCCGCCTGGAAGGGGACCGTCCGGCCGTCACCGAAACGGAGCAGGCCGCGCCCCGGACCCGGCTGGTCGGGGGCGTCGAGCTCCACGCGCAGGGTGACCAGGCGGGCCGGTCCGGTGTCCGCCGTACGATCCGGGCGGGCGCTGGCGGCCACCAGGTGCACACCGAGCCGGGCGCCCTCGCGGGCCACCGCTTCCAGGGCCCGGACCACCGAGCCCGCGGCGGGGCGGCCCGCACTGCCCAGACCCGGCGCGACCAGCGCGTCGAGGTCGTCCACGAGCACCACCAGGCGGGGCAGCGGGCTGGGCCCGGGCGGATCGGTACGGGTGGTCGCGGCCCTCAGCCGCAGCGTGCCGGTCCGCTGGGGGTCGAGGTCGCCGCGGTGCTCGCCCGGGCTGGGCCGGCGCGGCGCGACCATGCGGTCGGACACTTCGCGCTGTGCGTGCCACTCGGCGAAGGACAGGTCCTCCAGCAGCTCGGAGCGGCGCTTGAGCTCCGCGCCCAGCGCCTGCGCGAACTCCCGCATGCGCAGCGGATCGGAGGCGACCAGGTGGGCGCAGACGTGCGGGAGTTCGGTGCAGGGCAGCAGCCCGTCGCCGCGCTCGCCGCCGGCCCCGTCGAGGAGGAGCAGCCCCAGCCGGTCGGGCCGGGCGGCCGCGGACAGCGACGCGGCCACCGAGCGCAGCAGCTCGGTCCGCCCGCTCCCGGCGGGCCCCTCGACGAGCAGGTGCGGGCCGTCGTGGACGAGTTCGGTGCCGACGGGCCCGCGGCGGCCGCTGCCCAGCACGATCTCGGCGAGGCCGCCCACGCCCTGCCCCTGGTCGGTGGCGGCGGCCCAACGTGCCATCAGGGAGGCCGGGGTGGCCCGGGCCAGCCCCAGCTCGTCCAGCAGCCGCGCGGTGGCCGGCAGGGCGGCCGCGGCCGGCCGGTAGGGCTCGGCGGAGCCGCCCTCGGCGGTGCGCAGCGGGGCCAGGGCCCGGGCGAAGCGCTCGGCCCAGGCGGCGGAGACGGCGTCGGCGGTGGCGGTGCCCCCCGACGGGACCGGCCTGCCGCCGCTGATCGTGAAGGTGCGTACGGCCGTGGCCACGTCGCCGCTGAGCAGGGCGACCGCGCCGCAGTCCCGGAAGGCGGGGGAGCTCGCGCAGGCGGCCTCGTACGTCTCTTCGACCGGCGAAGCGGCGGTGGCGGCCGGGGCCTCGGCGAGCACGAGGACGTGGATCCCGGCGGCCGGGCCGTGCGAGGCGAGCCGACCGGTGATGTCGCGCAGCGGGCCGGCTCCGGGATCGCCGTCGAGGACGACGAGCGTGTACGGGCCCTCGTAGATGGCGGCGGCCCGCCGGATCTGTCCGGCATCGGCGGCGGTCCAGTGCACGCCGAGCGGACCCTCGTCGAGGCGCCGGGTCAGCTCACCCGTGCGGGCGACGGCCTGGTCGCGGTCGTACGCCAGCAGGAGCCTGCAGTCTTGGCCGTGTGCCGGCCGTACGTGGGGCAGCCAGCCGAGCCAGCCCCACTCGCGCCGCCGGTCGGCGAGGCCGCGCGCCCGGTCGGCGGAGACGAGCACGATCTCCAGCTGCCCCGGCGCGTGCAGCGCCGCGAGCTGCGCGACGACCCAGCGGGCGGCCCCGGCCAGCCGGTTCCGCGGGCCGGCCAGCCCGAGGGCGCCGACGGCGGGCAGGGACACCCGGCTCCCGGCGCCGAGCCCCACCTCCAGTACGGCGGGATGTCCGGGCGTACGGGACCACAGGCGCTCGGTGGGGCCCATCGCGGCCAGCAGCACCGCGGCGGGATCGTCGGGGTCGGGCGCGGCGGCCACCGGTTCCGGCGGGGCCTCGGCGGGTTCCTCGCCGCGCACCCACTTGCGGGCCCAAGCGCCTATGCCCTTGCGTCGCCCGGTCCCGGTCCCGGAGCCAGGGCCCGGCGCCGCGCCCTGCGGCCCGGCTTCGCGGGATGCGCCGGGGGCGTTGGGGGCGTCGGGGACTTCGGGCGCCTCCGGATCGGGCCCGGGTACGGCCGGATCCGCCCCGGGGAGCGGGCCGGGGAGCGGGCCGGGGAGCGGGAGGGCGGCGACGGGCCGGGTGGCGACCGACAGGTGGCCCTGGAGGTCCGGGGTCACCGACAGCGCGGGAGCGCCCGCGGGGGCCAGCCGCAGGGTGGACTCGCCGACCCGCAGCAGCGCCCCCGGGGGCAGGGCGACGGGCTGCGCCCCCACCGGGGAGCCGTCCAGCGCGGTGCCGTTCGTCGAGTTCAGGTCGGCCACCGCGACCCGCCCGTCGGGGATCACCGTGACCGCGCAGTGCAATCGGGAGACGTCGGGGTCGTCGAGGGGGACGTCGGCATCGGCGGAGCGGCCCACCCGGATCTGCCCGCTGTGCAGCAGGTGCACCCCGCCCGCGTCGGGTCCGGCGACGACGTGCAGCTGGGCCGCGCCGAGGCCGTCCTCCGGGAGGACGTCCGGTACGGGCCCGTGCAACGCCAGTACCGCGCCGTCCACCAGCGGCGGCTCGCCGAGCACCCGCCGCTGGAGGTCGAGGCGCTCGGAGCCGGCGTACAGCACGACCGTGCCCCCGGTGTCGGGCCCGCCGACGGTCGCCGCGAGCCCGGAGGCGACCGCGGCCAGCGCGGTGCCGACGGGGGCGGTGACGAGTACGTCACAGCTCGCGGGGGCGGTCGCGGTCTGGTGGCCGCTGCGCGACCCAAGGACGGTCAGCCGGATCTGCATCGCCGTCAGCGGTCCCTTCTGCGCGGTGCGCGGTGTGTGCGCCCGGCGGGGAAATCCCGTGACATGACCGTCCGGTCGCCCCCCACCCGGCACGGACGCGTCGTCCGGTCAGGTCTGCCCGGAAGGCGGGGCTCCCGTCCCGTGCCGTCCGTACGTGTGCATCCTCGCACCTGTCACGGACAACACGCCCGGCGCCCGGCAATAAATGATCTTGATGTGTTGGGACCCGGGTCGGACCCCGATCAGATCCGGCCACCAAGGCGGTGGAAGACGGGGAAAATCGCCTCCGGCATACCCCGCGAACATCACCCTCCGCACATATGTGCGGCAACCAACCTCCGGGGACCGGCGTCTTCCCGGGGGACACCCCCTAGAGTGGGCCGGAAAACCAATCAGCGGATCGACCACATCCGACGACAGCAGGGGAGCGCGAGACGTGCGGCCAGTCGGCAGCAAGTACCTGCTCGAGGAGCCGCTCGGGCGCGGCGCCACGGGCACTGTCTGGCGTGCCCGCCAGAGGGAGGCCGCCGGCGCGGAGGCGGCCGTCGCGGGACAGCCCGGCGAGACCGTGGCCATCAAGGTCCTCAAGGAGGAGCTGGCCCAGGACCCCGACATCGTCATGCGCTTCCTGCGGGAGCGCTCGGTCCTGCTGCGCCTGACCCACCCCAACATCGTGCGCACCCGCGACCTCGTCGTCGAGGGCGATCTGCTGGCCCTGGTCATGGACCTGATCGACGGCCCGGACCTGCACCGGTACCTGCGGGAGAAC
Protein-coding sequences here:
- a CDS encoding FtsK/SpoIIIE domain-containing protein, translating into MQIRLTVLGSRSGHQTATAPASCDVLVTAPVGTALAAVASGLAATVGGPDTGGTVVLYAGSERLDLQRRVLGEPPLVDGAVLALHGPVPDVLPEDGLGAAQLHVVAGPDAGGVHLLHSGQIRVGRSADADVPLDDPDVSRLHCAVTVIPDGRVAVADLNSTNGTALDGSPVGAQPVALPPGALLRVGESTLRLAPAGAPALSVTPDLQGHLSVATRPVAALPLPGPLPGPLPGADPAVPGPDPEAPEVPDAPNAPGASREAGPQGAAPGPGSGTGTGRRKGIGAWARKWVRGEEPAEAPPEPVAAAPDPDDPAAVLLAAMGPTERLWSRTPGHPAVLEVGLGAGSRVSLPAVGALGLAGPRNRLAGAARWVVAQLAALHAPGQLEIVLVSADRARGLADRRREWGWLGWLPHVRPAHGQDCRLLLAYDRDQAVARTGELTRRLDEGPLGVHWTAADAGQIRRAAAIYEGPYTLVVLDGDPGAGPLRDITGRLASHGPAAGIHVLVLAEAPAATAASPVEETYEAACASSPAFRDCGAVALLSGDVATAVRTFTISGGRPVPSGGTATADAVSAAWAERFARALAPLRTAEGGSAEPYRPAAAALPATARLLDELGLARATPASLMARWAAATDQGQGVGGLAEIVLGSGRRGPVGTELVHDGPHLLVEGPAGSGRTELLRSVAASLSAAARPDRLGLLLLDGAGGERGDGLLPCTELPHVCAHLVASDPLRMREFAQALGAELKRRSELLEDLSFAEWHAQREVSDRMVAPRRPSPGEHRGDLDPQRTGTLRLRAATTRTDPPGPSPLPRLVVLVDDLDALVAPGLGSAGRPAAGSVVRALEAVAREGARLGVHLVAASARPDRTADTGPARLVTLRVELDAPDQPGPGRGLLRFGDGRTVPFQAGRVTGRIPRTATQRPTVVPVEWERMGDPPARRPVRELGNGPTDLALLASALERASHLVSAIPVLFPPAP
- a CDS encoding ABC transporter substrate-binding protein, producing MRRHGTSRTTLTWTALAAAAALTLGACGDGGTEEPQGPEGSTAAPRVQLPKLPGEKLEVAAVWTGPEQENFTKVLKEFEKRTGASVTFVPAQDPIVTFLGAKIAGGAPPDVALLPQVGALKAAVENKWAQPLGPEAAAQLDANYSKGWRTLGAVGDTQYGVYYKAANKSLIWYNAKAFEAAGVKPPKTWKDLITAADTLSASGTPAVSVAGADGWTLTDWFENIYLSQAGPEKYDQLAKHQIKWTDDSVKQALTTLGELFGRKDFLAGGPSGALSTEFPKSVTQTFTGGDRPAAAMVFEGDFVAVNIAQTQAKVGEDALVFPFPAVGGKAPVVSGGDVAVALKPSKGAQALLTFLASPDAAEIHARQGGFVSPNKAVDPGAYPNAIQRDIAKALIAAGDDFRFDMSDQAPAAFGGTPGAGEWKALQDFLANPSDVAGTQAKLEADAAKAYGN